The Phacochoerus africanus isolate WHEZ1 chromosome 3, ROS_Pafr_v1, whole genome shotgun sequence genome window below encodes:
- the RBPJL gene encoding recombining binding protein suppressor of hairless-like protein, with translation MDPVGADPSGPPGPLTHLSLPDSSEARPQSGADGRSLRGSWTRSSPEPAALLREGVRWCLQQQCEQTVRILHAKVAQKSYGNEKRFFCPPPCVYLAGPGWRVKPLQGQAHQAGETGPMVCGYMGLDGASGSAAETQKLNFEEQPDSREFGCAKTLYISDADKRKNFRLVLRLVLRGGRELGTFHSRLIKVISKPSQKKQSLKNTDLCISSGSKVSLFNRLRSQTVSTRYLSVEDGDFVASARQWAAFTLHLADEHSSQGDFPPREGYIRYGSLVQLVCTVSGITLPPMIIRKVAKQCALLDVDEPISQLHKCAFQFPGGPPGGGGTYLCLATEKVVQFQASPCPKEANKALLNDSSCWTIIGTESVEFSFSTSLACTREPVTPVPLISTLELSGGGDVATLELHGENFHAGLKVWFGDVEAETMFRSPRSLVCVVPDVAAFGSDWRWLRTPITVPLSLVRADGLFYPSAFSFTYTPEYSARPVLPGAPAPAADPDELLESIHHEFTRTNFHLFIQT, from the exons GTCATCCCCAGAGCCCGCCGCCCTCCTGCGGGAAGGCGTGCGCTGGTGTCTGCAGCAGCAGTGCGAGCAGACGGTGCGGATCCTGCACGCCAAGGTGGCCCAGAAGTCCTACGGAAATGAAAAGCG GTTCTTCTGCCCCCCGCCCTGTGTCTACCTTGCAGGTCCCGGCTGGAGGGTGAAACCACTGCAGGGCCAAG CCCACCAGGCAGGGGAGACCGGGCCCATGGTCTGTGGCTACATGGGACTGGACGGCGCGTCCGGCAGCGCCGCAGAGACGCAGAAGTTGAATTTTGAAGAGCAGCCAGACTCCAGG GAATTCGGTTGCGCCAAGACTCTCTACATCTCGGACGCTGACAAAAGGAAGAACTTCCGGCTGGTGCTGCGACTAGTGCTGCGAGGGGGCCGGGAGCTGGGCACTTTCCACAGCCGCCTCATCAAGGTCATCTCGAAGCCGTCGCAGAAGAAGCAGTCGCTGAAAAATACAGACT TGTGCATATCCTCGGGCTCAAAGGTCTCCCTCTTCAACCGCCTGCGCTCCCAGACAGTCTCCACGCGCTACCTCTCGGTGGAGGACGGGGACTTCGTGGCCAGCGCGCGCCAGTGGGCTGCCTTCACTCTCCACCTGG ccgaCGAACACTCTTCCCAGGGGGACTTCCCGCCTCGAGAGGGCTACATCCGCTACGGCTCCCTGGTGCAGCTCGTCTGCACTGTCTCGGGCATCACACTACCCCCGATG ATCATCCGCAAAGTAGCCAAACAGTGTGCACTCCTCGACGTGGACGAGCCCATCTCCCAGCTGCACAAGTGTGCATTCCAGTTTCCCGGTGGTCCTCCAGGAGGGGGTGGCACCTACCTATGTCTTGCCACAGAGAAGGTGGTGCAATTCCAG gcctccccctgccccaaggaGGCCAACAAGGCGCTGCTCAACGACAGCTCCTGCTGGACCATCATTGGCACGGAGTCGGTGGAATTCTCCTTCAGCACCAGCCTGGCATGTACCCGAGAGCCCGTCACTCCGGTGCCCCTCATCAGCACCCTCGAG CTGAGCGGCGGAGGAGACGTGGCCACGCTGGAGCTTCACGGTGAGAACTTCCACGCGGGGCTCAAAGTGTGGTTCGGGGACGTGGAGGCCGAAACCATGTTCAG GAGCCCGCGGTCACTGGTGTGTGTGGTACCCGACGTGGCCGCCTTCGGCAGCGACTGGCGCTGGTTGCGCACACCCATCACAGTGCCCCTGAGCCTCGTGCGCGCCGACGGCCTCTTCTACCCCAGCGCCTTCTCCTTCACCTACACCCCCGAGTACAGCGCGCGGCCTGTCCTCCCGGGCGCCCCCGCGCCCGCCGCCGACCCCGACGAGCTGCTGGAGAGCATCCACCACGAGTTCACGCGCACCAACTTCCACCTCTTCATCCAGACGTAG